A single Candidatus Limnocylindrales bacterium DNA region contains:
- a CDS encoding amine dehydrogenase large subunit produces the protein MRHLLRATTPAALTAAALVFSVAAARAELRGEEVGMVRQLPATPAPHWFWISDILLHRTALFDGDSGQLLGTISSGTAGIGFVIFPLFGHRRGEIYLAETYWSRGVRGDRTDVVTVYDARTLLPKAEIPIPPKRGEYFPGNASNALSDDERFMAVLNITPATSVSIVDLEQRKHTVEIDTPGCSLLFSAGPRRFFLLCADGGAMVIHLDEQGGEAGIERTERVFDAQKDPLTEKAVRRGNEWIFVSYDGVIHTVNVGGGKLQFGNPWPLLGDADREESWRIGGLQHLAVHGASGRLFALMHQGPRDTHKDPGTEVWVYDMATQRRTARLELPSPLVTFVAEQSKLGHESTIDRFTRWLLGAALPNPGIERILVTQDEDPVLIVSSGYPPTISVLDADTGELRREISEPGIGFSLLFAP, from the coding sequence ATGCGACATCTCCTCCGCGCAACGACACCGGCGGCTCTGACGGCCGCTGCGCTCGTCTTCTCCGTCGCCGCCGCCCGGGCCGAACTGCGAGGCGAGGAAGTCGGCATGGTGCGCCAGCTGCCTGCCACGCCGGCCCCGCACTGGTTCTGGATCAGCGACATCCTCCTGCATCGCACGGCACTCTTCGACGGCGACAGCGGACAGCTCCTCGGCACCATCAGCTCGGGCACGGCCGGCATCGGCTTCGTCATCTTTCCGCTGTTCGGCCACCGGCGCGGCGAGATCTATCTCGCCGAGACGTACTGGTCGCGGGGCGTGCGCGGCGACCGCACCGACGTCGTGACCGTCTACGACGCGCGCACGCTGCTGCCGAAGGCGGAGATACCGATCCCGCCCAAGCGCGGAGAGTACTTTCCCGGCAACGCCTCCAACGCCCTCAGCGACGACGAGCGCTTCATGGCCGTGCTCAACATCACGCCGGCAACCTCCGTCAGCATCGTCGACCTGGAGCAGCGCAAGCACACGGTGGAGATCGATACGCCCGGCTGCAGCCTGCTGTTCTCGGCCGGCCCGCGGCGCTTCTTCCTGCTGTGCGCCGACGGCGGCGCGATGGTGATCCACCTCGACGAGCAGGGCGGCGAGGCGGGCATCGAGCGCACCGAGCGCGTCTTCGATGCGCAGAAGGATCCGCTGACGGAGAAGGCCGTGCGCCGCGGCAACGAATGGATCTTCGTCTCCTACGACGGCGTCATCCACACCGTCAACGTCGGCGGCGGCAAGCTCCAGTTCGGCAATCCGTGGCCGCTGCTCGGCGACGCCGACCGCGAGGAGTCCTGGCGGATCGGCGGCCTGCAGCATCTGGCCGTGCACGGTGCCTCGGGCCGTCTGTTCGCGCTCATGCACCAGGGCCCGCGCGACACCCATAAGGACCCCGGCACCGAGGTCTGGGTCTACGACATGGCCACGCAGCGGCGCACGGCGCGCCTGGAGCTGCCGAGCCCGCTGGTCACCTTCGTGGCCGAGCAGTCCAAGCTCGGCCACGAGAGCACGATCGACCGTTTCACACGCTGGCTGCTCGGCGCCGCCTTGCCGAACCCCGGCATCGAGCGGATCCTGGTGACGCAGGACGAGGACCCTGTCCTCATCGTCTCCAGCGGCTATCCACCCACCATCAGCGTGCTCGATGCCGATACCGGCGAGCTGCGGCGCGAGATCTCCGAGCCGGGCATCGGCTTCAGCCTGCTGTTCGCTCCGTGA
- a CDS encoding ferritin-like domain-containing protein encodes METILSHRRRKLGDFEVVDFVDEAEISALRSQIDVSVPLELHWTWDYGSQVEELRALYERGKKGQWNAEEDIDWSMPMPRDQWFMAKEGGALLPSVLHSAGASDDVCREAAWDEFSHLISQLLHGEQAALQLCGQLVNTCPTMDQKWYAGSQVIDEVRHVEVFAKFLQRKMGVIHPIDPTLKVLLDKLLAAPTWKTKVLGMQTLFEGMAVGIMDLVKRSTTSPLVADIITRVHQDEARHAAFGILSMRRIVRESSTEEMAEMEDFAFNVLETLNANQQLDMLHVFGPKYGLDPDSTVQMMHSYDGWGFFNSEPFMHTVIPNLKRLGLITERTEHKYRERGIIHGDKLDFGRDPLPLAS; translated from the coding sequence ATGGAAACCATTCTTTCCCATCGCCGTCGCAAGCTCGGGGACTTTGAAGTCGTCGATTTCGTGGACGAAGCCGAGATCTCCGCCCTGCGAAGCCAGATTGACGTCAGCGTGCCGCTCGAGCTGCACTGGACCTGGGACTACGGCAGCCAGGTCGAGGAGCTGCGGGCCCTGTACGAGCGCGGCAAGAAGGGCCAGTGGAACGCCGAGGAAGACATCGACTGGTCGATGCCTATGCCGCGCGATCAGTGGTTCATGGCCAAGGAGGGCGGCGCGCTGCTGCCTTCGGTGCTCCACTCGGCGGGTGCATCCGACGACGTCTGTCGCGAGGCCGCCTGGGACGAGTTCTCGCACCTGATCTCGCAGCTCCTGCACGGCGAGCAGGCCGCGCTGCAGCTGTGCGGCCAGCTGGTCAACACGTGCCCGACGATGGACCAGAAATGGTACGCCGGCTCGCAGGTCATCGACGAGGTCCGCCACGTCGAAGTCTTCGCCAAGTTCCTGCAGCGCAAGATGGGCGTGATCCATCCGATCGATCCGACGCTCAAGGTGCTGCTGGACAAGCTCCTGGCGGCGCCGACGTGGAAGACCAAGGTTCTCGGCATGCAGACGCTGTTCGAGGGCATGGCGGTGGGCATCATGGACCTGGTCAAGCGTTCGACGACCAGCCCGCTCGTCGCCGACATCATCACGCGCGTGCATCAGGACGAGGCCCGGCATGCGGCATTCGGCATCCTGTCGATGCGGCGGATCGTCAGGGAGTCGTCGACCGAAGAGATGGCCGAGATGGAGGACTTCGCCTTCAACGTGCTGGAGACGCTCAACGCGAACCAGCAGCTCGACATGCTGCACGTGTTCGGCCCCAAGTACGGCCTGGATCCCGACAGCACGGTGCAGATGATGCACTCCTACGACGGCTGGGGGTTCTTCAACAGCGAGCCGTTCATGCACACGGTGATCCCGAACCTGAAGCGGCTCGGCCTGATCACCGAGCGCACCGAGCACAAATACCGCGAACGCGGCATCATCCACGGCGACAAGCTCGACTTCGGACGCGACCCGCTGCCGCTGGCCAGCTGA
- a CDS encoding MBL fold metallo-hydrolase → MKRALLVLAAVLVCLAVMVVVALRSPAMQDRLIERMARAQIARPVEHLFADDALRMIVCGSASPLPSRERGGPCIAVIAGGRFYLVDAGPGSWENMAMWRIPGERVGGVFLTHFHSDHIGELGEVNLQTWVAGRADPLRIIGPQGVERVVAGFNEAYALDIGYRAAHHGADFMPPARGRMQEVRFQAGDDPRWRSVVLEDGDLRVTAFNVAHEPIRPAVGYRFDYRGRSLVVSGDTIRNDNLIDVAREADVLAHEAQANFMVDILRQASADLGAPRLAKVFGDIPDYHTSPVEAAHVANDAAVRLLVLYHLTPPPPHGVPETIFLRGVADARSEGVELARDGLVVELPLAGKEIRTSMMD, encoded by the coding sequence ATGAAACGGGCGCTTCTCGTGCTTGCCGCCGTGCTGGTCTGTCTCGCAGTGATGGTGGTCGTGGCGTTGCGCTCGCCGGCCATGCAGGACCGGCTCATCGAGCGCATGGCGCGCGCGCAGATCGCACGGCCGGTGGAACATCTCTTCGCCGACGATGCGTTGCGCATGATCGTGTGCGGCAGCGCCTCGCCGCTTCCCAGCCGCGAACGCGGCGGTCCGTGCATCGCCGTCATCGCCGGCGGCCGCTTCTATCTCGTCGATGCCGGCCCCGGCTCCTGGGAGAACATGGCGATGTGGCGCATCCCCGGCGAGCGCGTCGGCGGCGTGTTCCTGACGCACTTTCACTCGGACCACATCGGCGAGCTGGGCGAGGTGAACCTGCAGACGTGGGTGGCGGGCCGCGCCGACCCTCTCCGCATCATCGGGCCGCAGGGCGTCGAGCGCGTAGTCGCCGGCTTCAACGAAGCCTACGCGCTCGACATCGGCTACCGCGCCGCACATCACGGCGCCGACTTCATGCCGCCGGCGCGCGGGCGGATGCAGGAGGTGCGTTTCCAGGCCGGCGACGACCCGCGCTGGCGCAGCGTGGTGCTGGAGGACGGCGATCTTCGCGTCACGGCGTTCAACGTCGCCCACGAGCCCATCCGGCCTGCCGTCGGCTATCGCTTCGACTACCGGGGCCGCTCGCTCGTCGTCAGCGGCGACACCATCCGCAACGACAATCTCATCGACGTGGCGCGCGAGGCGGACGTTCTCGCGCACGAAGCGCAGGCCAACTTCATGGTCGACATCCTGCGGCAGGCCTCGGCCGATCTGGGCGCGCCGCGGCTTGCCAAGGTCTTCGGCGACATTCCCGACTACCACACCAGCCCGGTGGAGGCGGCGCACGTCGCCAATGACGCCGCCGTGCGTCTGCTGGTGCTCTATCACCTGACGCCGCCGCCGCCGCACGGCGTGCCCGAGACGATCTTCCTGCGCGGCGTGGCCGACGCTCGCAGCGAAGGCGTCGAGCTGGCGCGCGACGGCCTCGTGGTCGAGCTGCCGCTTGCCGGCAAGGAAATCCGCACCTCGATGATGGACTGA
- a CDS encoding MltA domain-containing protein, whose product MRSGGAARTLALLASLAFGCSHCANERPPFSASFHARATPAATDDGSMHDLLAAARATRARLQAGGDGSARNAALAAQAAAVERAARRGPQRLARFLQDRCRWFAAEEPAKITAYYEPLLQARRQRDDRFRYPLYAMPGTAVLAALERRLGHPPRRADIDGADALSGLGLEVAWLDDPVARFFLHVQGSGRLQLEDGSVLRAAYAGNNGAGYRSVGSIMLERGLLQPGNASAPAMRAWLAAHADARDALLFENPRYIFFRLLDRDGDGAQGPVGAFGVPLTPERSVATDPVHVAGGNLLHIRSRRPRTGEDGTPTRWEAFERIVFSHDAGAAIQGPSRVDVFWGTGEAAGTEAGHMNESGQVHVLLCGRARRMTPN is encoded by the coding sequence ATGCGCAGCGGCGGCGCTGCTCGCACGCTGGCACTGCTGGCAAGCCTCGCCTTCGGCTGCAGCCATTGCGCGAACGAGCGGCCGCCGTTCTCGGCCTCGTTTCACGCACGAGCGACGCCTGCCGCCACCGATGACGGCAGCATGCACGATCTGCTCGCGGCGGCACGCGCCACGCGTGCCAGGCTCCAAGCCGGTGGCGACGGATCCGCGCGCAACGCAGCGCTGGCGGCGCAGGCCGCCGCGGTGGAGCGCGCGGCCCGGCGCGGCCCGCAGCGGCTCGCGCGCTTCCTGCAGGATCGCTGCCGCTGGTTCGCGGCCGAGGAGCCGGCCAAGATCACCGCCTACTACGAGCCGCTCCTGCAGGCCCGCCGCCAGCGCGACGACCGCTTCCGTTATCCGCTCTACGCGATGCCCGGCACGGCGGTGCTGGCTGCGCTCGAGAGGCGGCTGGGACATCCGCCGCGGCGCGCCGACATCGACGGCGCCGACGCGCTCTCGGGGCTGGGGCTCGAGGTGGCGTGGCTGGACGACCCGGTCGCACGGTTTTTCCTGCACGTGCAGGGCTCCGGACGGTTGCAGCTCGAGGACGGCAGCGTGCTTCGTGCCGCCTACGCGGGAAACAACGGCGCCGGTTACCGCAGCGTCGGAAGCATCATGCTGGAGCGCGGGCTGCTGCAGCCCGGCAATGCCTCGGCGCCGGCGATGCGTGCGTGGCTGGCGGCGCATGCCGATGCGCGCGATGCGCTGCTGTTCGAGAACCCGCGCTACATCTTCTTCCGTCTGCTCGATCGCGACGGCGACGGGGCGCAGGGGCCGGTCGGCGCGTTCGGAGTGCCGCTGACACCGGAACGCTCGGTGGCCACCGATCCGGTCCACGTCGCCGGCGGCAATCTTCTCCACATCCGCTCGCGCAGGCCGCGCACCGGCGAGGACGGCACTCCGACCCGATGGGAAGCGTTCGAGCGCATCGTCTTCAGTCACGATGCTGGCGCGGCCATCCAGGGACCCTCGCGGGTGGACGTGTTCTGGGGAACGGGTGAGGCCGCAGGCACGGAGGCCGGGCACATGAACGAGAGCGGGCAGGTGCACGTGCTGCTCTGCGGCCGCGCGCGCAGGATGACGCCCAACTGA
- a CDS encoding MauE/DoxX family redox-associated membrane protein has translation MDVAIVIALRLALAVLLAAAALHKLRDVARFRLTLQSYDVLPAPFLNVAAWLLLAAEAAAAAWLMSGLAAGAAGAAVAALMLTYAVAIAINLRRGRTDIDCGCAGPAARIPLSAALVVRNILVAAGALLLALPVAARPLHWIDALTVSGALAALCACWLASERMLALAPALSRLRHA, from the coding sequence ATGGACGTCGCGATTGTCATTGCGCTGCGTCTTGCGCTGGCGGTGCTGCTGGCGGCCGCCGCGTTGCACAAGCTGCGCGACGTGGCGCGCTTTCGCCTGACGCTGCAGTCCTACGACGTGCTGCCGGCACCCTTCCTGAACGTTGCCGCCTGGCTGCTCCTTGCCGCCGAGGCCGCTGCTGCCGCGTGGCTGATGTCCGGCCTCGCCGCCGGCGCCGCAGGAGCCGCCGTTGCCGCCTTGATGCTCACGTACGCCGTCGCCATCGCGATCAACCTCCGGCGCGGCCGAACCGACATCGACTGCGGGTGCGCCGGCCCGGCTGCGCGCATTCCGCTCAGCGCGGCGCTCGTCGTGCGGAACATCCTGGTTGCCGCCGGCGCGCTGCTGCTTGCGCTGCCCGTAGCAGCGCGGCCGCTTCACTGGATCGATGCGCTGACGGTGAGCGGCGCCCTGGCAGCGCTGTGCGCCTGCTGGCTCGCCAGCGAGCGCATGCTCGCGCTGGCGCCGGCGCTCTCGCGCCTGAGGCACGCATGA
- a CDS encoding LLM class flavin-dependent oxidoreductase, producing the protein MDVGISLVGLPASQMLATARQAEELGYSAIYLPDHWALEHQGGAGLDDQTASWEATTMLGALAAVTSSARIGALVHCNLFRHPGTMAQAITTLDHISGGRAILGLGSGWTRAEFEMMGAPFPDVKPRLRMLEESIVAIKALWTQERATVDGEFYHLRDAIHVPKPVRKPHPPVMLGGGGKGLLRIAARHADMVNIGVDTGKAGTIDRAEVAKTTDAAFHERAEFLRAEARAAGRDPDAIELSSTIFTAMVTDSPSDADGFAGMLGGLFGLEAAEVRRMPITLIGTVEECVTELRRRKREWGVRHYVLSARASEGLMERFARQIAPEV; encoded by the coding sequence ATGGACGTCGGCATTTCCCTCGTCGGACTTCCTGCCTCGCAGATGCTGGCCACGGCGCGCCAGGCCGAAGAGCTCGGCTACAGCGCCATCTACCTTCCCGATCACTGGGCGCTCGAGCACCAGGGCGGCGCGGGCCTCGACGACCAGACGGCGTCGTGGGAGGCAACGACGATGCTGGGGGCGCTTGCCGCCGTCACCAGCAGCGCCCGCATCGGCGCGCTCGTGCACTGCAATCTGTTCCGACACCCGGGCACGATGGCGCAGGCCATCACCACGCTCGACCACATCAGCGGCGGCCGCGCGATCCTCGGTCTCGGCTCGGGCTGGACGCGAGCGGAGTTCGAGATGATGGGAGCGCCGTTTCCCGACGTGAAACCGCGCCTGCGCATGCTCGAAGAGTCCATCGTCGCCATCAAGGCGTTGTGGACGCAGGAGCGCGCGACGGTCGACGGCGAGTTCTATCATCTGCGAGACGCCATCCACGTGCCCAAGCCGGTCCGCAAGCCGCATCCGCCCGTCATGCTCGGCGGAGGCGGCAAAGGCCTGCTTCGCATCGCCGCACGCCACGCCGACATGGTGAACATCGGCGTCGATACGGGCAAGGCCGGCACCATCGATCGTGCGGAGGTCGCCAAGACGACCGATGCGGCGTTCCATGAGCGTGCCGAGTTCCTTCGCGCCGAGGCACGCGCCGCCGGCCGCGATCCGGACGCGATCGAGCTGTCGTCCACGATCTTCACGGCCATGGTGACGGACTCGCCCTCGGACGCCGACGGCTTCGCTGGCATGCTGGGAGGTCTGTTCGGGCTGGAAGCGGCCGAGGTCCGCCGCATGCCCATCACGCTGATCGGCACTGTCGAGGAATGCGTGACCGAGCTGCGCCGGCGCAAGCGCGAGTGGGGCGTCCGGCACTACGTGCTCTCGGCGCGGGCTTCCGAAGGCCTGATGGAGAGATTTGCGCGCCAGATTGCGCCCGAAGTCTGA
- a CDS encoding methylamine dehydrogenase light chain: MSTDRRWIDSLVEGASRQLARRTSRRSFLARLGGVLVGGAAFPLLPVERAAAEEPRAPAPDESRLEGEVGDPSNCDYWRYCGIHGYLCQCCGGSPNTCPPGTEMSPVTWIGTCRNPGDGKEYVISYNDCCGASLCGRCLCTHTDGEQPVYQTFRNNDLLWCFDTKSRAVHCSVAVVAGLATKPS, from the coding sequence ATGAGCACGGACCGACGCTGGATCGATTCACTGGTCGAGGGCGCCTCGCGACAGCTGGCCAGGCGCACGTCGCGACGCAGCTTTCTGGCCCGCCTGGGCGGCGTGCTCGTGGGCGGCGCTGCGTTCCCGCTGCTGCCGGTCGAGCGTGCGGCCGCCGAAGAGCCGCGCGCGCCCGCGCCCGACGAGAGCAGGCTCGAGGGGGAGGTCGGCGATCCTTCGAACTGCGACTACTGGCGCTACTGCGGAATCCACGGCTACCTGTGCCAGTGCTGCGGCGGCTCGCCCAATACGTGCCCGCCGGGAACGGAGATGTCGCCGGTGACCTGGATCGGCACCTGCCGCAATCCGGGCGACGGAAAGGAATACGTCATCTCCTACAACGACTGCTGCGGCGCATCGCTGTGCGGACGCTGCCTGTGCACCCACACCGACGGCGAGCAGCCTGTCTATCAGACGTTTCGCAACAACGACCTTCTTTGGTGCTTCGACACCAAGAGCCGCGCGGTGCACTGCAGCGTGGCCGTGGTGGCCGGCCTTGCGACCAAACCGAGCTGA
- a CDS encoding aspartate aminotransferase family protein: MSGVLQRRGVAAAEVIAELDERAAGDADWRTGKMLMGLYDPGPGAHEVALAAYTRFLAQNALYINMYPSIARMEQEVVASVADLLRSDGEVVGNITSGGTESILMAVKASRDWARANRPHITQPRIVVPITAHPAFHKAAHYLGLRVVVTPVDTTGFRADLEAFEKALGPDVILAVGSAPNFSHGTIDPIARMAAAARERGVLFHVDGCVGGIYLSVMRRMGEKLPDFDFSVEGVTSISADLHKYGYSPKNASVVLYRNRDLRRHAIFVCSGTTEYAVINPTAQSSRTGGPVAAAWAILKHLGEEGFQQIVRDSQAATMRMLEGIEEIDGIHVLGDPEMCMFTLASDEVNIFEVDDEMRERGWRLLPQFACGGGPANLHVGISHGNVPHTEQFLTDLADVVGNLRRSGSSLDRSELAAAVAEVRDAPLEAILMRIAPLAGLSGPDLPRRMAALNTMLDLLPAARRDELLTAYVNMTT; encoded by the coding sequence ATGTCTGGAGTTCTACAGCGCAGGGGCGTTGCCGCCGCCGAAGTCATCGCCGAGCTGGACGAGCGAGCAGCCGGCGACGCGGACTGGCGCACCGGCAAGATGCTGATGGGCCTGTACGATCCCGGGCCCGGGGCGCACGAGGTGGCGCTGGCCGCGTACACGCGCTTCCTCGCGCAGAACGCGCTGTACATCAACATGTACCCCAGCATCGCGCGCATGGAGCAGGAGGTGGTGGCATCCGTTGCCGACCTGCTGCGCAGCGATGGGGAGGTCGTCGGCAACATCACCAGCGGCGGGACCGAGAGCATCCTGATGGCGGTGAAGGCCTCGCGCGACTGGGCGCGCGCGAACCGGCCGCACATCACGCAGCCGCGGATCGTCGTGCCGATCACTGCCCATCCCGCCTTCCACAAGGCTGCGCATTACCTGGGGCTGCGCGTCGTCGTGACGCCGGTGGACACGACGGGTTTTCGCGCCGACCTGGAAGCGTTCGAGAAGGCGCTCGGCCCCGACGTCATTCTGGCCGTCGGCTCGGCGCCCAATTTCTCGCACGGCACGATCGATCCCATCGCGCGCATGGCGGCGGCGGCCCGTGAGCGCGGCGTGCTCTTCCACGTCGACGGCTGCGTCGGCGGCATCTACCTCTCGGTAATGCGTCGGATGGGCGAGAAGCTGCCCGACTTCGACTTCTCCGTCGAGGGCGTCACCTCGATCTCGGCGGACCTGCACAAGTACGGCTATTCGCCCAAGAACGCGTCGGTGGTCCTGTACCGCAACCGCGATCTGCGGCGTCATGCGATCTTCGTATGCTCGGGCACGACCGAGTATGCCGTCATCAATCCGACCGCGCAGAGCAGCCGCACCGGCGGCCCGGTCGCGGCGGCGTGGGCCATTCTCAAGCATCTGGGCGAAGAGGGCTTCCAGCAGATCGTGCGGGATTCGCAGGCCGCCACCATGCGCATGCTCGAAGGCATCGAGGAGATCGACGGCATCCACGTGCTCGGCGACCCGGAGATGTGCATGTTCACGCTGGCATCGGATGAGGTGAACATCTTCGAGGTCGACGACGAGATGCGCGAGCGCGGGTGGCGCCTGCTGCCCCAGTTCGCATGCGGCGGCGGGCCCGCCAACCTCCACGTCGGCATCAGCCACGGGAACGTGCCGCACACCGAGCAGTTCCTGACCGACCTTGCCGATGTCGTCGGGAATCTCCGGCGCAGCGGGTCGTCGCTGGACCGCAGCGAGCTGGCGGCGGCAGTGGCCGAGGTCAGGGACGCGCCGCTCGAGGCGATCCTCATGCGCATCGCCCCACTGGCCGGCCTGAGCGGCCCGGACCTGCCGCGGCGGATGGCCGCCCTCAACACGATGCTCGATCTGCTTCCCGCTGCCCGCCGCGACGAGCTGCTGACGGCCTACGTGAACATGACCACCTGA
- the mauD gene encoding methylamine dehydrogenase accessory protein MauD, whose amino-acid sequence MTSALVASVVVLWVAVLVLAAVVFALARQIGVLYERVAPAGALVIGKGPVVGEESPVVRVLRLDGATEMLGGASPDGRSTLVFFLSPTCPVCKALLPSLRSIARAESSWLRVVLASDGPRDEHASFVARERLGDFPYVLSAQLGLTHQVSKLPYAILLDGAGVLRARGLVNTREHLESLFEASEQGVATIQELLRRERETVKVA is encoded by the coding sequence ATGACCTCGGCGCTCGTCGCATCGGTCGTCGTCCTGTGGGTCGCCGTGCTGGTGCTGGCTGCGGTGGTGTTCGCGCTGGCGCGGCAGATCGGAGTCCTCTACGAGCGCGTCGCGCCGGCAGGCGCCCTGGTCATCGGCAAGGGCCCGGTGGTGGGCGAGGAGTCGCCGGTCGTGCGAGTGCTGCGCCTGGACGGCGCCACCGAGATGCTCGGCGGCGCCAGCCCCGACGGACGCAGCACGCTGGTGTTCTTCCTTTCGCCGACGTGTCCCGTGTGCAAGGCGCTGCTGCCGTCGCTGCGGTCGATCGCGCGCGCGGAGTCTTCCTGGCTGCGCGTGGTGCTGGCCAGCGACGGCCCGCGTGACGAGCACGCCTCGTTCGTGGCGCGCGAGAGGCTCGGCGACTTTCCCTACGTCCTCTCGGCGCAGCTCGGCCTGACGCATCAGGTGTCGAAGCTGCCGTACGCCATCCTTCTCGACGGCGCCGGCGTGCTGCGCGCGCGCGGCCTCGTCAACACGCGCGAGCATCTGGAGAGCCTGTTCGAGGCGAGCGAGCAGGGCGTGGCGACGATTCAGGAGCTGCTGCGGCGCGAGCGAGAAACGGTTAAGGTGGCATGA
- a CDS encoding SDR family NAD(P)-dependent oxidoreductase, which translates to MADAIPVPPSSLDALFSLEGRVAVVTGASAGLGLELADALACAGADVALLARRGERLAAVAAELSRRYGNRAIAVDADLTDRDAVPVAFARVADDLGPIWALVNNAGVAPTGKAEKQWPQDWDRTLALNLSALFQCSLLAAEQMRRAGSGGRIINITSIFARLGSSLFRVASYAASKGGAENLTRQLAVEWAKDGITVNAIAPAWFPSEMTHESLERGGIEERMASANPMGRIGRTGELRTACIFLAAPATTYVTGATVPVDGGYVAW; encoded by the coding sequence GTGGCCGATGCCATCCCTGTTCCACCGTCATCGCTCGATGCCCTTTTCTCTTTGGAAGGCCGCGTGGCCGTGGTCACCGGCGCATCGGCCGGGCTCGGCCTCGAGCTGGCAGACGCCCTGGCTTGTGCAGGCGCCGATGTCGCCTTGCTCGCCCGCCGAGGCGAGCGGCTGGCGGCGGTCGCCGCAGAGCTTTCGCGCCGGTACGGCAACAGGGCGATCGCGGTCGACGCCGATCTCACCGACCGCGATGCCGTGCCGGTGGCGTTCGCCCGCGTTGCCGACGATCTCGGGCCGATCTGGGCGCTCGTCAACAATGCCGGAGTCGCCCCGACCGGAAAAGCCGAGAAGCAGTGGCCGCAGGATTGGGACCGCACGCTGGCGCTCAATCTGAGCGCGCTGTTCCAGTGCAGCCTGCTGGCCGCCGAGCAGATGCGGCGAGCAGGCAGCGGCGGGCGCATCATCAACATCACCTCGATCTTCGCGCGGCTGGGCAGCTCGCTGTTTCGCGTGGCGAGCTACGCGGCGAGCAAGGGCGGCGCCGAGAACCTGACGCGGCAGCTGGCGGTCGAGTGGGCGAAGGACGGCATCACCGTCAATGCGATCGCGCCGGCGTGGTTTCCGAGCGAGATGACGCACGAGAGCCTGGAGCGCGGCGGCATCGAGGAACGCATGGCCTCGGCCAATCCGATGGGCCGCATCGGCCGCACGGGCGAGCTGCGAACGGCGTGCATCTTCCTGGCTGCACCGGCAACGACGTACGTCACCGGTGCGACGGTTCCGGTCGATGGTGGTTACGTGGCCTGGTGA
- a CDS encoding TetR/AcrR family transcriptional regulator, with protein sequence MAQAAPRQQESRDKILDCAEPLFARRGFAGIGLAEVAEQAGLSKSSLFHHFASKAQLYAAVMARILDRIEADLVRALADGGSPVQRLERWLDVVNDVLAAHPTYARLLLRSLFEDDELNGALPEEQAVNATIERIIAAIDRLLREGIEAGVFRPVNVPHTVHSIIGMIVFHFASGELGEELLGSDPFSTSEVRRRKTEVKNLLRHGLVVPTLKVAPSH encoded by the coding sequence ATGGCGCAGGCGGCACCCAGACAGCAGGAATCCCGGGACAAGATCCTCGACTGCGCCGAGCCGCTGTTCGCGCGGCGAGGCTTCGCCGGCATCGGCCTGGCCGAGGTCGCCGAGCAGGCGGGCCTGTCCAAGTCCTCGCTGTTTCACCACTTCGCCAGCAAGGCGCAGCTGTATGCGGCGGTCATGGCGCGCATCCTCGACCGCATCGAGGCCGACCTGGTCCGCGCGCTCGCCGATGGCGGCAGCCCCGTGCAGCGCCTCGAACGCTGGCTCGACGTGGTCAACGACGTGCTAGCGGCCCATCCGACGTACGCGCGTCTGCTGTTGCGCTCGCTGTTCGAGGACGACGAGCTCAACGGCGCGCTGCCCGAAGAGCAGGCGGTCAACGCGACGATCGAGCGCATCATCGCCGCCATCGACCGGCTGCTGCGCGAAGGCATAGAGGCTGGCGTGTTCCGGCCCGTCAACGTGCCGCACACCGTGCACAGCATCATCGGCATGATCGTATTCCACTTCGCGTCCGGCGAGCTCGGCGAGGAGCTGCTCGGAAGCGATCCGTTCTCCACCAGCGAGGTGCGCAGGCGCAAGACCGAGGTCAAGAACCTGCTGCGCCACGGGCTCGTCGTCCCGACGCTGAAGGTCGCGCCCAGCCACTGA